A portion of the Candidatus Nitrosotenuis aquarius genome contains these proteins:
- a CDS encoding DEAD/DEAH box helicase, with translation MTEYITHKFIKPNQVESREYQVSLANQAKSENCLIVLPTGLGKTTVALQVIAEYLSRGTGGVLFLAPTRVLTNQHYEFLKNNLNLDDIGLLTGEDTLAKRKKSWANSVICATPEITKNDLDRGIVSVDQFSLVIFDEAHRTIGDYAYSGIAQRFAGKNVRIMGMTATLPAEKDKATEIITTLRIANVAQKTEDSPDVAPHIQKTNTNWVKVDLPQEMKEVQFYLRKALEVRHHELTKCGLRLSANVSLSQLLRARDFVIRQNRRAAKPLFTAIRLHYALNILESHGVTSFLRFCDRTREKKGVGIKDLFENDSNFIRALAYAKDAQKKGIEHSKIVKLAEIIKGLSGRAIVFTSYRDSVEIIHDKLVNLGVSAGFLIGKAGETGLKQKQQVETVQKFRDGKYQVLIATRVGEEGLDISEVNDVIFFDNVPSSIRFVQRKGRTGRKSAGNLTVLIAKGTIDEAYYWVGQRKMKSAQTMGERLTKDLQKQSENTPAGLDAYF, from the coding sequence TTGACAGAATACATTACTCATAAATTCATCAAGCCAAACCAAGTCGAGTCCCGCGAATACCAGGTCTCACTGGCAAATCAGGCAAAATCTGAGAACTGTTTGATCGTATTGCCCACAGGCCTTGGCAAGACCACGGTGGCATTACAAGTAATAGCAGAATACTTGTCTCGTGGTACTGGCGGAGTTTTGTTTTTGGCACCAACTCGTGTCTTGACAAACCAGCATTATGAATTTCTAAAAAATAATTTGAATCTGGATGATATTGGATTGTTGACAGGCGAAGACACGCTAGCAAAACGAAAGAAATCCTGGGCAAACTCTGTCATTTGCGCCACGCCAGAAATTACAAAAAATGATCTAGACAGAGGAATAGTATCAGTAGACCAGTTTTCTTTGGTGATATTTGATGAGGCGCACCGCACCATAGGTGACTATGCGTATTCTGGCATAGCGCAAAGATTTGCAGGCAAAAACGTGCGCATTATGGGCATGACTGCCACTCTCCCTGCTGAAAAAGACAAGGCAACGGAAATCATCACAACGTTGCGTATTGCAAATGTTGCACAAAAAACAGAAGACAGCCCTGATGTTGCGCCACACATACAGAAAACAAACACAAACTGGGTCAAAGTTGACCTACCTCAAGAAATGAAAGAAGTCCAATTCTACCTGAGAAAAGCTTTGGAAGTGCGACACCATGAATTAACAAAATGCGGATTGCGGTTGTCTGCCAATGTTTCACTGTCGCAATTATTGCGAGCCAGGGATTTTGTGATACGGCAAAACAGGCGGGCGGCAAAACCGCTGTTTACTGCAATACGACTGCACTATGCCCTGAACATTTTGGAATCTCATGGAGTGACGTCATTTTTGAGATTCTGTGATAGAACACGAGAAAAGAAGGGAGTAGGAATAAAGGATCTGTTTGAGAATGATTCTAATTTTATTCGTGCACTGGCATATGCCAAAGATGCACAGAAAAAAGGAATAGAGCATAGCAAAATTGTCAAGCTTGCCGAAATCATCAAAGGGTTGTCAGGCCGCGCAATCGTGTTTACAAGCTACCGGGATTCTGTTGAGATCATACACGACAAGCTGGTGAATCTTGGAGTGTCTGCCGGATTTTTGATTGGCAAGGCAGGTGAGACAGGCCTCAAACAAAAACAACAGGTAGAAACGGTGCAAAAATTCCGAGACGGAAAATATCAGGTATTGATTGCAACTCGTGTGGGTGAAGAAGGCCTTGACATTTCAGAGGTAAATGATGTCATTTTCTTTGACAATGTTCCAAGCTCTATCAGATTTGTGCAGAGAAAGGGTCGAACCGGAAGAAAATCTGCTGGAAACCTGACAGTGCTAATTGCCAAGGGAACAATAGAT
- a CDS encoding deoxycytidylate deaminase has product MCASFERPSWDEYFMLQAELAKLRSNCMTRQVGAVIVRNNRQIATGYNGTPPGVKNCFEGGCKRCQLRMEGKIESGASLDRCLCNHAEANAIMHCAIMGIEAGTKDATLYTTFVPCLECSKMAITIGVKRIVCLDTYPETDYDLMNDAGIEIIRLDKKKVQRWASTLLDEPKR; this is encoded by the coding sequence ATGTGTGCAAGCTTTGAGCGCCCTAGCTGGGATGAATACTTTATGCTACAGGCAGAGCTTGCCAAGCTTCGATCCAACTGCATGACGCGCCAAGTTGGAGCAGTAATTGTTAGAAATAATCGCCAAATCGCAACAGGATACAACGGAACGCCGCCAGGCGTAAAGAATTGTTTTGAGGGAGGATGCAAGCGGTGCCAGCTTAGGATGGAAGGCAAAATCGAATCCGGCGCATCACTTGATAGATGTCTGTGTAACCATGCAGAGGCAAATGCGATAATGCACTGTGCCATAATGGGAATAGAGGCAGGAACCAAGGACGCTACGCTATACACGACGTTTGTTCCGTGCCTGGAATGCTCCAAGATGGCAATCACCATAGGTGTAAAAAGAATAGTGTGCTTGGATACATACCCGGAAACGGATTATGACCTAATGAATGATGCAGGAATTGAAATCATAAGATTGGACAAAAAAAAGGTTCAACGCTGGGCATCCACATTACTAGATGAGCCAAAGCGGTAA
- a CDS encoding DNA polymerase domain-containing protein yields MQVQEQTLKTLGPSLLVSATYDNQKQAAILKFYDPQSQKVILWADEIGHKPYCYSKLHPEELSFLNNRKDIIKIESVKRKDFLKDKESEVSKIIVTDPLAIGGTQTDKSIRNIIETWESDIKYYENYLYDRGLIVGRFYEIKDGKILPHDFEVTEDVALAMKSLLLDVNTAKGIVNTKEFQEYISQWAELLNQPIPKIKRLSIDIEVESEIGRIPDPKIAEKRITAVGFEGTDGLRQIFVLRKDGSTDGKNELPEGVKATFYAQNNEKKMIEDTFRIIAEYPFVITYNGDEFDMPYLYNRAERLGIKNSDNPLYMMRDSATLKHGVHIDLYRTMSNRSFQIYAFSHKYTDFSLNSVSMALLGESKLDYGVDLDQLTNYQLASYCYNDSRITYKLTSFNNDLLMNLLVVISRIARMPIDDIARMGVSQWIRSLLYYEHRQRNALIPRREELDAKSQGVMNDAVIKDKKYRGGLVIDPVEGIHFNVTVMDFACFDDKTEILTVDGWKTYNTLKKGDIALSVNLRTNIVENDPIKDVFRYNYKGKIFRIKTPRKLDFVFTPNHRVIYNAKVGGNKWKWNKKLQVEEIQKINRYHIALPCFGEWVGKEGEKIKISNFVFETKLWFEFLGRFLGDGYLSNRSIHIYENIKNRDKINNLCSIITKLGFIPKKTIIAKKHSITISIHNSRLVESLRDLLDGKTHSKDRHIPVEYLDYSIKYLQCLLKGLMDSDGSTTKEGDKTYSTINKNLADSFQLLALKCGYNCSINKRISNGFGKKTRYYLCVLSGFRQKKSSFVVSKQHHHITTKQYDGKIWCASTKNTTLIIRRNGRVIVTGNSLYPSIIKVRNISYETVRCVHDECKKNIIPDTNHWACTKRNGLTSMLIGSLRDLRVNYYKNLAKNAKTLEQKEQYTVVSQALKVILNASYGVMGAEIFPLYFLPAAEATTAVGRYIIVETIKECKTVGIEVLYGDTDSIFNKNPTREQIQKVIEYIKKEYGVDLEIDKEYRYVVLSNRKKNYLGVTKDGKVDVKGLTGKKSHTPPFIRNLFTEILSILSKVQTAQDFEAAKKEISQKISTCATKVKERKIPIPELAFNVMISKAPSEYDKTIPQHIRAAKLLEQQREIKRGDIISYVKILNKPGVKPVEMARPDEIDSEKYMEFMESTLDQITSSMDLDFDSMVGKPKQTGLDQFFWN; encoded by the coding sequence ATGCAAGTACAAGAACAGACACTAAAAACACTTGGCCCATCACTTTTGGTTTCAGCAACATATGACAACCAAAAACAAGCAGCAATTCTGAAATTCTATGATCCGCAATCACAAAAAGTGATTTTATGGGCAGATGAAATTGGCCATAAACCATATTGTTACTCTAAATTACATCCAGAGGAGCTATCGTTTCTTAACAACAGAAAAGACATCATAAAGATAGAGTCTGTCAAAAGAAAAGACTTTCTCAAGGACAAAGAATCCGAAGTATCAAAAATCATAGTGACTGATCCTCTGGCAATTGGCGGAACCCAGACAGACAAGAGCATTCGAAACATCATAGAAACATGGGAGTCTGACATCAAATATTACGAAAACTATCTGTATGATCGAGGACTAATTGTAGGAAGATTCTACGAGATCAAAGACGGCAAAATACTCCCTCATGACTTTGAGGTAACAGAAGATGTTGCACTTGCAATGAAGAGCCTACTATTGGATGTAAACACTGCAAAGGGAATTGTAAACACAAAGGAGTTTCAGGAATATATTTCCCAGTGGGCAGAGCTACTCAACCAACCAATTCCAAAAATAAAACGACTCAGCATAGATATTGAAGTAGAATCTGAAATTGGAAGAATACCAGACCCAAAGATAGCTGAAAAGAGAATCACTGCAGTTGGATTTGAAGGAACGGACGGACTACGACAGATCTTTGTGTTACGCAAGGATGGCTCAACTGATGGTAAAAACGAGCTTCCAGAAGGAGTCAAAGCGACATTTTACGCACAAAATAACGAAAAGAAAATGATAGAGGACACGTTTAGAATAATTGCAGAATATCCCTTTGTCATAACGTACAACGGTGATGAATTTGACATGCCATATTTGTACAACAGGGCAGAAAGGCTTGGCATCAAAAATTCCGACAACCCACTATACATGATGCGAGATTCTGCCACACTAAAGCATGGAGTTCACATTGACTTGTATAGGACAATGTCGAATAGATCATTTCAGATCTATGCATTCTCTCACAAGTATACTGATTTTTCACTAAACAGTGTATCTATGGCATTACTCGGTGAGTCAAAGCTTGACTATGGGGTAGATCTGGACCAGCTGACAAACTACCAGCTTGCCAGCTATTGTTACAATGATTCTCGCATTACATACAAGCTTACAAGCTTTAACAATGATCTGCTGATGAACCTTCTTGTTGTAATATCAAGAATTGCAAGAATGCCAATTGACGATATTGCAAGAATGGGAGTATCACAGTGGATTCGAAGTCTGCTATATTATGAGCACAGACAGCGAAATGCGCTAATTCCAAGGCGCGAAGAACTGGACGCAAAGTCTCAGGGAGTAATGAATGATGCAGTAATCAAGGACAAAAAATATCGTGGAGGACTAGTAATAGATCCTGTTGAGGGGATTCACTTTAATGTCACAGTAATGGACTTTGCTTGCTTTGATGACAAAACCGAGATATTGACAGTTGATGGATGGAAAACATACAACACATTAAAGAAAGGAGACATTGCATTATCTGTCAATTTAAGGACGAATATTGTAGAAAATGACCCCATAAAAGACGTATTTAGGTATAATTACAAAGGTAAGATATTCAGAATAAAAACACCAAGAAAATTAGATTTTGTTTTTACACCCAACCACAGAGTCATCTACAATGCAAAGGTCGGTGGCAATAAATGGAAATGGAATAAAAAACTACAGGTTGAAGAAATACAAAAAATCAACAGATATCACATCGCATTACCATGTTTTGGCGAATGGGTAGGAAAAGAAGGAGAAAAAATAAAAATCAGTAATTTTGTTTTTGAGACCAAATTATGGTTTGAATTTCTTGGTAGATTTCTAGGTGATGGATACCTAAGCAACAGATCTATTCACATATATGAAAACATAAAAAATCGAGATAAAATAAACAATCTCTGCAGCATAATTACAAAGCTAGGTTTTATACCAAAAAAAACCATAATTGCAAAAAAACACAGTATCACCATATCCATACACAATTCGCGTCTTGTTGAATCATTACGTGATCTTTTAGATGGAAAAACACACAGTAAAGATCGTCACATACCAGTCGAATACCTCGATTATTCAATCAAATACCTACAATGTTTGCTAAAAGGACTAATGGATTCTGATGGAAGTACAACTAAAGAGGGAGATAAAACATACTCCACAATTAACAAAAACCTTGCCGATAGTTTTCAACTGTTGGCATTAAAATGTGGATACAATTGTTCAATAAACAAAAGAATCAGTAATGGATTCGGAAAAAAGACTCGTTATTACTTATGTGTGTTGTCTGGATTTAGACAAAAAAAATCCTCGTTTGTAGTATCAAAACAACACCACCACATCACCACAAAACAATATGATGGAAAAATATGGTGTGCTAGTACAAAAAATACAACATTAATCATTAGACGAAACGGCAGGGTCATAGTGACCGGAAATTCACTGTACCCAAGCATAATCAAGGTTAGAAATATTTCATACGAAACCGTCAGATGTGTTCACGACGAATGTAAAAAAAATATCATACCAGATACAAATCACTGGGCATGCACAAAACGAAATGGACTGACATCTATGTTGATTGGTTCTCTTCGTGATCTTCGCGTGAATTATTATAAAAATTTAGCAAAAAATGCAAAGACGTTAGAACAAAAAGAACAATACACAGTAGTCAGTCAAGCACTTAAGGTAATTCTCAATGCAAGCTATGGGGTCATGGGTGCAGAGATTTTTCCATTGTATTTTCTTCCAGCAGCTGAAGCTACAACTGCAGTCGGCAGATACATAATTGTAGAGACAATTAAAGAATGTAAAACAGTTGGAATAGAAGTTTTGTACGGAGACACAGACAGTATTTTCAATAAAAACCCAACACGTGAGCAAATTCAAAAAGTAATTGAATACATCAAGAAAGAATATGGTGTTGATCTTGAAATCGACAAGGAATATCGATACGTTGTGTTAAGTAACAGAAAGAAAAACTATCTTGGAGTAACAAAAGATGGCAAAGTGGATGTCAAGGGACTGACTGGCAAAAAATCCCATACGCCGCCATTTATCAGAAATTTATTTACCGAAATATTGAGCATACTGTCAAAGGTACAGACTGCCCAAGATTTCGAGGCGGCAAAAAAAGAGATCAGCCAAAAAATCTCAACATGTGCAACCAAGGTTAAGGAAAGAAAGATTCCAATTCCAGAACTTGCATTCAATGTCATGATAAGCAAAGCTCCATCAGAATACGACAAAACCATCCCGCAGCACATTCGAGCAGCCAAACTGCTAGAACAGCAACGTGAGATAAAGCGTGGTGATATCATATCCTATGTGAAAATACTTAACAAACCAGGCGTAAAACCCGTAGAAATGGCGCGCCCTGACGAGATTGATTCTGAAAAATATATGGAATTCATGGAATCCACATTGGATCAAATCACATCATCGATGGATTTGGATTTTGACAGCATGGTTGGCAAACCAAAACAAACTGGCCTGGACCAATTTTTCTGGAATTAG
- a CDS encoding archaellin/type IV pilin N-terminal domain-containing protein, which translates to MNTYVKNRRLHSRRGVAPVIATLLLVAIAVVGGAIVFAYSQNFFSSSQLSGRPTIEAVKILGYDARAIPTIVNQNGVAFTTAGGDADALKEVDEEIAVYVKNDSVQSITIGELRFGGQTYTYTTNPATLGALTAGQYTIAGSGAGDGIINNPVAEVLPGQTLSVVVALSEDMKSGRDTQFKITTTNGAVFVGTVVIGQQSG; encoded by the coding sequence ATGAATACATACGTCAAGAACCGACGACTTCATTCACGCAGAGGAGTAGCCCCAGTCATTGCTACGCTGTTGCTAGTTGCAATAGCAGTGGTAGGCGGAGCAATCGTCTTTGCGTACTCGCAAAACTTCTTTAGCTCATCACAGCTGAGCGGAAGACCAACAATTGAGGCAGTCAAGATTCTTGGTTATGATGCAAGAGCAATCCCAACAATTGTCAATCAAAATGGCGTTGCATTTACAACTGCAGGAGGAGATGCTGATGCACTAAAAGAAGTAGACGAAGAGATAGCAGTCTATGTCAAAAATGATTCTGTCCAATCTATCACTATAGGTGAATTAAGATTTGGAGGCCAGACATACACGTATACTACCAATCCAGCAACACTAGGAGCTTTAACTGCAGGACAATATACCATTGCGGGAAGCGGTGCCGGTGACGGTATCATAAACAATCCCGTTGCAGAAGTTCTACCTGGGCAAACACTCAGTGTAGTTGTAGCACTTAGCGAAGACATGAAGTCAGGACGAGACACACAATTCAAGATTACCACTACCAACGGAGCCGTATTCGTAGGCACCGTTGTGATAGGACAACAGAGTGGTTAA